CAAGGCACACGGCGCCGACGACGCCTCGGGCCTCGTCATTCTGGCAGCCGATCACCATATTGAACCCGTCGACAAGTGGGCAGAGACAGTGAAGCTCGCGCTCAGCCGCGCGGCAGAGCGCATCTGGTGCATGGGCATTCAACCGACGCGCGCCGAAACGGGCTATGGCTACATCGAAGCGGGTATCGAAGTTGCGCCGCGCATGAGCGCGATCTCTAGCTTTCGCGAAAAACCCGATTACCAGACCGCGAGCCATTATCTCACGACCGAACGCCATTTCTGGAACTCGGGAATGTTTATCTTCTCTCTCGGCCGAATTCGTGAAGACTTTCGCATCTACCAGAGCGAGATGCTGAAGCAGGCAGACCAGTGCGCGCAGAGCACGGCGAACCTCGCCAAAATATTCCCCAAAATGCAGAACATTTCGATCGACTACGCGATCATGGAAAAGACCAAAAAGGTCGGTCTGATTCGTGCAGACTTCACCTGGGACGACGTCGGTTCATTTGACGCTTTGGCGCGCATTCATGCTGCCGATGCAACCGGCAACCACGTGATTCAGGGTAAGGTGATCAGCCACCGCGCTAAAGGTAACATCATCAAAACCAATTTCACGGTCGCGCTGCTGGGCCTTGAAAACTGCGTGTTGATTGAAGACGAGGGCGTTCTGCTCATCGCGAAGCGCGAAGCGCTGCCCGATATTCGCGACCTGCGCGAAAAAGCACCCGATCAGCTACTCTGACGTTTCGCGTTCGCCCGTGGCGCGCGATCTTTCTGGCGTTCGTCGATGCCGCGCCGCAGCTTCTTGTAGGCAAGATTCAGCTTTTCGAACACCGTCGACCGGGCAAGCCCCGTCGCCTCAGTGATTTCATCGATTTTTTTGCGCTGAAAGAAACGCAGTTCAATCAGCAGAGCCAGTTCTGCCGGCAGCTCGCGCACTGCGCTCAGCATTCGACTGATCTGTTCTTTCTCGATTTCAGCGTTTTCACCGCCCGGTAGAGAAGCGGCCTGCATTTCAAAAAAGTCGCTCTGCGGCGACAGCTGCACTTCTTTGCGTCGCTTTTTCAGAAACTTCTCGGCGGTGCGAAACAGAATTGTCGTCGCCCAGCCCAGAAAAGGCCTGTCGGGGTTATAGCGGGGCAGGGCAGAATAACATTCAAGCCAGAAATCCTGCGTGATTTCTTCTGCGCTGGCGATGTCGACAGGGTACCTGATCGTCACAAGCCTTGCAAACGGGCGCTGGTGGCGCCCGATCAGTTCGGCAAAAATTTTCTCGGCGTCAGTCTTGGTGCCCGTGAGGTGTTCACCGAGTTCAGCCCGCTTGAGCTCGCGTATGAGATCCTCATCTTTGAGGTGTTGCATAGCTGAATAGAACGCGAAGAATTAAAATGCCGGTACCGGGGCGCCGTTGTTATTTGCAGTATTGAACCCGCAAATAGCCGCCGGCCAGTTAGCCAGCGATTGTGGAGGCCTCACGTAACGCGCTACTCTTCGGGGTGTACCCCTACTTTTGCCTCGTTGCAAATTTTGGCCTCCGATTTTCATACATTGGTTCAAAACTTAAAAATAAAAGCCCGAACGTCCCAGAGACCGGCTCGCCTCATTGGCGTAACGCATTGGCAGAGCAATCACAAAAGTGACTTCAAAATTTACGGGGCAGGGCCGCATTAGAGTCGGGTCGATGAAGCCGACAATCGCCTGCGTGGGGCTCATGAATCCCGGCGATCGCTACCGTTTTACGCGCCACAACGCCGGGGCGATGGCGCTCGATGCTCTCTGGCCGTCGGCAAGTTACACAGCAATCAAGTCGCTCGCGGCCGAGATTGCCGAAACCGACGAGGGCGACACGCGGCTGCTGCTCGTTAAGCCGCAGACTTTCATGAATCTTTCAGGCCAGGCAGTCGGCGCTGTTTTGAAAAAATTCAACATTGCTCCGGCGAAACTTGTGGTTTTTCACGACGAGGTCGAGCTCGATAACGGCGTCGTGCGCCATAAATTCGGCGGTGGGCACAAAGGTCACAATGGCCTGCGCAGCATCATCGGCGTCATCGGCAGTGCGGATTTTCACCGTATTCGTGTCGGCGTCTCACGCCCGGCGAACCGTGACGATGGCATTGCTGATTATTTGCTTTCGGTGCAGCCGGCAGCGCAAAGAATAACCGCCGATAAGCTCTTGCCCGTGTGGCAAGAAATAATCGGCGGTTTGGCGAAATAACTGGCTGCTGCTTTGGCAGCCCGTTCTGATTGGACTAAAGAAGAACCTTTAAGGCTCTTCTTCAGCTGTGGTTTCTTTCGTGTATACGACTTTATCGAGCGTCATGGTTGTCTTTTCGCCCTTGGTTTTAGGCGCTTTGACGACCTTGAACGTTTTTACGGTCTCACCCGATTTTACCGTAATGCTCTTCAAACCTTCAATTTCGAGTGTTGCCTCAGCCATTTTCGGCAGGTACTTTGACCCGACGCCACCAATGGGGGGGGCCAGGCGGGCGATACCGTCATCGGTTATTTCGAGCGTTCCCGAAGCTGACTTCCATTTGCCGACAAAAACCTGCTGCTCTTCTGTGAGCTGCTTGCCCTGTTCGGTCTTGGCCGCCGGCTGAGAGCTGAGCGTTGTCTTCTGTTTTTCGCCTGCGTTCTTCAGCGGAAAGAGCGCGATTTCAGGTATGCTGGTGATGATACCGAGACACACGAGAAATACGAGCACAATGGGCGCGACGGCCTTGATCACCTGACCCAGAGGTACCTTGAATATACTCGAGGCCACGAAGAGGTTCACACCCACCGGTGGCGTCAGGTAACCAATCTCGAGGTTGACGATCATGATAATGCCGAAGTGAATCGGGTTAATACCGTAGTGAATCGCCATCGGGGCGAGCAGCGGCGCCAGCACGAGAATAGCACTCATGATATCCATGAACATGCCCACGATGAGCAGCAAGATATTCACGCCGATCAGAAAGCCCACTTTGTTCGAGATCAGGGCTGACATTTTTTCAACGAGCGCCTGCGGAATCTGCTCTTCGGTCATGAACTTGTTCAGGCTCACAGCGAGCAAAAGAATCAAGAAAAGCGTACCGAGCATTTCGGCGCTCTCAGAGAAAATCGCCGGCAACTTCTTGAGCGACAGCTCGCGGTGAATCAGAATCTCGACGAAAACCGCATAGATCACGGCAATCGCCGCAGATTCAGTCGCCGTAAACCAGCCGGTATAGATGCCACCGAGAATGATGACCGGCATGAGCAGAGCCAAAATACCGCTTTTGAGCGATTTGAGAATATCTGCCATCACCCATTTGCCGCGTTCCATTTTCCAGCCCCTGAAGACTGAATAGATGACGAGCGCGGTTAAAAGTAAGAGGCCTGGCCCAATACCCGCGAGAAAGAGGTCGATCACCGAGACGCCGACCATGATCGCATAAATAATCATGGGAATACTCGGCGGAATGATGATACCGAGCGTACCGCCCGCGGCCAGAATTCCCATAGAGAAATTCTGGTTGTAGCCGGCCTGGCGCAGGGCAGGGTACATGACCCCTCCGATTGCGATCAGCGTTACGGGCGAAGAGCCCGAAATGGCCGCGAAGATACCGCACGATATAACTCCGGCAACTGCAAGACCCGATGGTATCGGGGCCGTAACAGAACGGCCCACGTCGATCAGCCTGCGCGCAATCGACCCATGTGTCATGAGGTTACCCGCTAATATAAAGAGCGGAATCGCCAGCAATATCTCTTTGTCGGCGCCGTAATAGAGGTCGCCAATGATGTTCGATAGCCCGCCATTTCCCATGAAGAGAAAGCAATAGCCTGTGACGGCACCGATAATCACGAAGAGGGGTTGCCCAAAAAGTATGAGCAGCAGAATGAGCAGCAGAAGTCCAGCGACTACCATCTATTCACCCTTCCCTGAAACTTCAGCTTCGAGCTGAAGCGCTTCTTCGGCTTCGTTCAGATCTTTGGGTCTGATCTCTGAGATAAACGCATAGGTGAAATGGCGAACGGCCATCGACGCGAGCGTGTAGGGTATTACACCCTGCACGAGCCACATCGGCAGTTCAGTCACCGGCGTTTTATCGCCGGTTTCGAGACTATGCAGAATGTATTTCAGCGCAAAAAATGCCATCGTGGCGCAGAAAGCCGAAATCAGAAAGTGCTCCAATGATTTGAGCACCGGCTGAAAGCTTTTGGGCCACAACTTGTCGGCGATTTCGGGACGTAAATGCCCGCCTTTCGATGACGTAATGGACGCGCCGAGAAGGCCCGCCCACAACATCAGGTGAAGTGATAGTTTCTGCGCCCAGACGATGCCGTCTTTCAGCACGTTTCTGCCGAAGACGTCCATAACCATGAGCACCATAATGGTTGCAATACAAATGCCCGCGATCCATTTTTCGAGGCGGGCCATTGCGTCCAATATGAGTTTCATTATACTCAGCATCAGACCTCTCTGGTTTATTTGCCGCAGGCCGCTTTGCCCGCTTTGATCTTAGCGTAAATCATCGAAGATTTGCCGCCGATCTGGCCGACCATCTGCTCTGCCAGGCCCGAAGCTGCATTCTTAAACGCTGCCTTTTCGCCGCCCGAAAGTTTGATGATCTGTACATTGTTCGATTCGAGCGCCTTAATCAGCTGCCCGCTCAGGCGGCGTACCGCACGGCGTGCGCGTGGCGCGAGGCCGTTGCCGTCGCCCATCAAAATCTTTTTCTGATCGGGGGTTAATCCGTCAAAAAACGATTTGCTGTAAACGATCGCTGCAGGCTGGTAGATGTGCTCGGTAACCGTGTAGAACTTGATCGATGTCTGCCATTCAGCGGCCAGGGTCATGAGCGCTGTCTGGTCGAAGCCCTCAACCACACCGGTTTGCAGCGCCGGTAGAACCTCGGGCACTGCAATCGGCACGGGGCTCGCGCCGATCTTTTTCCAGTAGGCAAGGTGAACCTTTGACTCTTGCGCGCGAATTTTCACACCGCGCAGATCGCCCGGAGTTTTGATGGGTTTGTTTTTGGTGCCGATGTTGCGATAACCATTTTCAGCCCAGGTCACAAACACGAGGCCTTTCTCAGCAAAAAGCTGAGTAAATGGCTCGAGCAGGTGCTTGTCGAGTACGCAGTCTGCCTGCTTTTGGCTGTCGAAGAGATACGGCACTTCGATCAGGTCGAGTTCAGGCACCGCGGCCGCGAGCGCCGTGGCGGTGAGGCCACCGCCCTGAATGCGCCCGCGCTGAATACCCTGAAGAATTTCATGCTCGCCGCCCAGCTGCCCGCCGAGGTATACCTTGAGCTTGATATTCTTATTGCTCTCCTTTTCGATGCGGCGCTTGAGGCCGTAGAGCTCGTCAGACCAGGGAGTACCTGATGGGGCGACGGTGCCGACTTTGAGCGTCACGTCTTTCGCCTGCGACGACACGTCGCCGTTCACGAAGACGAGCGCCGCCAGCGATGTGGTGATTGCTGCTTTCTTTAATGAATTCATGTATTACCTCAGTCGAAGTTTCTCGTTTCAATTTCTTTGAGAAATTTCTTCGCCTTGCCTTGCTCGATGATCTGCTCAGGCACCCACTCAGGTCGGCCGAGATCTTTCGGATTGCCGTTAATCGCGATGTTCATGTGTTTTTCGAACAGGGCTTTATCGAGTTTTTTAGCGGCCCATACATCTGCGAAAAATACGTGGTTACCAAAGAAATTTGGAGCAAGCTGAATTGCTTTTTCGAAGTTTTCTTTGCCTTTCGCCATGCTGCCGGTAGGTGAGAGCGTCTCAGCACCGCCGTAGTATCGGTAAACCGCACCAAAGAAATAGTTCGGGTCGAGTGCTTCTACGCGCTTGACCATTTTGGTAAACTTGCCTTTGTTCTTCAATAGAGTGGTTGTGCCTTCAAGACGAGACCAGCGCGCAAACGCGGCGTAACGCCAGTAGATTGAATCGATGTAGTCTTTGCCAAGCAGTTCGAGACCATCTTCGATGCTGCTGCCGGCGAGCAGTTTTTTCTTGAATGCCGGTTCGAGCGACATCGCTTTTTCAGCGTACTGGATTGCCTTGTCATACGCCTTCGTGAGTTCAGGTTTCACCTGCTTCTCTGTGTCTTCTGTCAGGCGCAGAAAGATGTGGCCGTCGGCATACGTGTAAAACGCGCGTGCCGCGATGATGTGGTACTCGTAGTTTGAAGGGTTGTTTTTTACCAGCTCTTCAATTTTGGGCAGCGCTTTCACGAGTTCAGCTTCGATGTGGCGGTTTTCCCACAGTTTGGCGACGTCGGCTGGCAGGCCTTTGCTGTCAGCGCGCACCGCATCAGAAATTGCGACACCGCGCGAAGTACCGCAGGCCGAAAATACCATGGAAACTGCAGCGACGCATGAAAGCGCGAGCAGATAATGCCGGTAGAATTTTTTGTTTGTTTTTGTTGTCATTTAGATTCCTCCAGGGTGATTAAATGTGTGTTGTCAACAATGTCCTCATGTTCTGTCGAGTCAACACATTTAGCCGAAATAGCGGATTATTTTTGTATGCAGCGCAACAAGGCTGATAGTTGACAGTTGTTTTCTTTCGGTGATGCGCATGGTTATCTGCACGGCAGAGAGTGCCAAAAAAAATGTGAGGATTGTCTGCGTGCACGTCTTGGCGCATGTCATTGCTGCATCCCCACATCTTTTTCGATGCTTGTTGCCGTGCGGCATAATTGCTTGACCTTTGCAGCGATGAATGCAGCGTACCGCATGAAAAAACTGACACTGCTATTTCTCGCATCTTTGGTTGCAGCGCCGGCGCTCTTCGCGAACGACGTTGCCGGCACGTGGATGACCATCGACGACGAATCGGGCAAACCACGTTCGTACATTGATATTTGGGTCGAGAACGGAATCGCCACCGGCAAGATCACGAAAATTCTGGCGATAAAACCCGGTGAGAACACAAACCCGCTCTGCACCGAATGCAAGGGCGCCGACTACAACAAGCCAGTTGTGGGCCTGGTGATTCTGCGGGGCTTCAAACAAGACGGCAACGAATGGAATGGGGGCACGATCATGGACCCGAATAATGGCAAGACCTACAAGTGCAAGATCAAGTCTGAGAACAACGGGCAGACCCTGCGCGTTCGCGGTTATGTCGGTATTTCTATGTTTGGCCGCACCCAAATCTGGAAAAAGCTGAAATAGCCCGTTTCTCGTCATTTTATGCGCGCCCGTTGCGCGCATAAAATAAATCGCTTTACCCTTTTGCGATATCGGCCGAAAAGCTGAATAGGGGACATAAGATATGCCAGCGCCGCAAATGCCAGGTCTCGCGTCGGGAATCGACACGAAAGATATCATCAGAAAGCTCGTCGAGGTCGAAAAGGCGCCGATCACGCGGCTCGAGAATAATAAGAAAGACCTCTCTGACACCACGAAGGCCCTGGGTGAACTCAGAAAACGCACAAAAACTCTGCAAGATGCACTGCACGCGATGGCGTCTTTCGAAGCGGCTTTCGAACAGAAGCGCCTGAACTCGACGCCTGCAGGCGTCGTCGACGGTAGCGTGCGCAAGAACGCGCCACCTTCGCGCCACACACTGCAGGTGATGAAGCTGGCCTCAAATTTGAGTTTTGCCAGCTCGCCGCAATCGTTGCGGACCAAATTACCCGCTGCGAAGCTCAAAATCGGCGCAACCGAATCAGAGTTTGCCGGCGGTACGCTGCAGTCACTGCGCGAGCACCTGCAAAAATACCATAACAAAGACATCACGACCAAAACGGTGCAGATTAAAGAAGACGAATCAATCCTCATTATAGACAGCGTTGCGCAGGGCGAAGATGCCTTGCTGAAAATAGAAGACCCAGACGGATTGCTCAAGAGCCTCGGGCTTTTGGCCGTTAACTCGACCCCCGACTTTGGTAAAAAAGACTCAAAAGATAAACCCAAAGACGAAAAAGACGCGAAGAAAGAGCCTGAACCCAAAGAGACGACTGAAAAAGAACGCTGGCTGATTCAGCCGCAGCAGCTCGAGGCGACAAGCGGCGCCAAAGGAGTGCCGGCCGAAGACAAAAAGTCGCTCGCGATCGCCGACAGTTCCGCAACCCTCTACAAGTTTCTTGCGGGGCAGAATTCAGAAGAACGCCGCCTGACGAGCATTTCGGTAGCTGCGATGGCGTCGCTCGGCGATCATGAAGAAGATGCGGCGCCCGATTCGCTGAGCGACGGGGTGCGCGAGAACATCAATATCAAAGGTATCGAGCTCGAAACCTACAATATAACCCGCACGCGCGAAAAAGAGATTATGAAGCGCGCAGATTTCGGCGTTGTGCTGAAATATGGCGATAAAGAAGAGCGCCATAAACTTTCGGGACTTACGGGGCCGCAGACATTTGCCGTCGCGAAAGGTCTCACCGGCGTCGAATTTTACGCCAATGGCGCCGACATCATATTCGAGCCGCTTGAACTGACGTATGCGGTGAAGCCGCAGCCCAAAGTCGACTTGACCGAGAACAAAGAAGCCAAAACACCCGCTGAAGCAGAGCAGAGAAAGATTTTTCCCAATCTGCTGCGCGCCGCGCAGAATGCCGAACTCAAAATCGACGGCATACAGATTAGCCGCAAGTCGAACAGCAACCTGGGCGATATCATCGAAGGTGTGTCTCTGAATCTGCTGAAAACCTCACAGGACAATGTCGAAACCGAAATTCTGAACGACAACGATGCGGCGAAAAAGCAGGTGCTGGCGTTTGTGAAAGCCTATAACGAGCTGCTGCAGTTCTCAGACGATGTGGCGAAGACGGCGAAGATCAAAGAAGCGGGCAAGTACCGCGAAATGCGCGCCGAATCGGGTGTGCTTGCAACCAATGCCACAATTCGCCAGCTCGTCAATGGCCTGAAGGTACACACTTCGAATGCATACCCGACGAACCGCGACCCGCATATACGCACACTCACGCAGATCGGCATTTCAACCGGCGCGATCGGTGGCAAGCGTGAAGAGGTGATTAAGGGCTATCTCGAAGTCGACGAGGCTAAACTTGCACAGATGCTGGCAGAACACCCGGCAGCGGTGAAAGAGCTTTTCGCGATCGATACCAACGGTGACCTGCGCATCGACAACGGCTACGCGCACGTTGTCGAAAACTTTCTTGAACCTTACACGCGCTTTACTCGCGGCCTTATTTCAGAGCAGATTAAGTCGAACGCCGAACGCGTGAAGCAGCTCGACCGCGATATCAAGCGGCAAGAAGAGCATGTGAAGAGCTATGAGACCAAGCTCAAAACCAAGTTTGGTTATATGGAAAGTTCTGTGCAGAAGAGCAAATCGACCGGCACGTTTCTCAAGCAAAAACTGGGTGGTGGCGACGGCCGCTGATGTTGCTCATCCCGAGCCCGCGCCCGCGAGTTACGGCATCGGATGACCTCCCTTATTTCTGATAGACGAAAAGTGTGAGCTGCCGCACTTGTGTCAAATGGCAGCCACAAAAAAGGTCAGCGTCGTCATACCGACGCTCAATGAAGAACGCGATTTACCGGTTTTACTGGGTTCGCTGAAAGCGCAGACGTTTCGCGATTTCGAAATTATTGTCGGCGATGCGGGTTCAAAAGACCGCACGCGCCAGATCGCCGAAGAGCATGGCGCCAGAGTTGTTCAGGGCGGCATGCCTGGCGTGGGCCGCAATCGGGGCGCCGAGGTGGCAAATGGCGAATACCTGTTCTTTTTCGATGCCGATGTTTCGCTGCCGCCCGATTTTCTGGCGAAAGCTGTCGCCGAAATGGATGGCGAATTTATCGATCTGGCAACGTGCGAGTTTCATCCGCTGTCAGATTTGAGGCTCGACAAGATTCTGTTTGCGTTCGCCAATCTGTCGGTGAAGATGAATGCCAACGGCAACCCGCGCGCCGCAGGTTTTTGTATTTTTATCACCAAACGCCTGTTTGACCGAATCGGCGGTTTCGATGAAAGCCTCAAGCTCGCCGAAGACCATGACCTGGTCGATCGTGCCGCGAAATTCAGACCTCTTCATGTTTTGAAATCTACCTCGCTGCAGGTGAGCGTGCGCCGTCTTGCCAAAGAAGGGCGGTTCTCGCTGATACAGAAATACTTTCAGGTCGAAATGCACCTGATGACGAAAGGTAAGGTGCGCGACGACATTATCGAATACGAGTTCGGCAACTTCAAAGACGAAAGCAAAGAGCCTGTTAAAAAGGCGATGGACCAGTTTGAAGAGCGTCTGATAAAGCTCGAAGCGCAATACAACGACTGGTCGCAAAAAGTGCAGAGTTTGCCGATGATGGAGCGCGTGCGCGAAACGCAGGGCCGGCTCAAACAGAGCGCCGACGCATTGACGCAGAGTCTCAAAGAACTTTTTTCAGCGAAACAGGCTTAAGTAGGTTCTGAACCGGCCGCAATGAGCCGGCTGTACCAGTAACCGCTGTCTTTTATGGTGCGCTTTTGTGTGCCGTAATCGACGTGCGTCAGGCCGAAGCGGGCGTGGTAACCCTCAGCCCATTCGAAATTATCGAGCAGCGACCAGGCAAAGTAGCCTGCAATCTTCACGCCTTCGCTTTTGGCCCGCTGCACGGCGCGCAGATATTCGCGTAGGTATTCGATGCGGTAGCTGTCTGCGACACGGCCCTGCACGACCTGATCATGAAAGGCAGCCCCGTTTTCCGTCACGTACAGTTTTTTAATCTCAGGGTAACTTCCATATTTCTTCAGCAGGTCATAGATTCCCTGCGGATAGATTTCCCAGCGCATGGCCGTCTCGGGCACATTGGGGTCGTTCTTTAGCTCGCGCCAGTGCACAAACGGAATAAACCGGCTGTATTTCACGCGCTTGCGCGTATACGTGTTGAGCCCCCAGAAGTCAAAATCGAACTGCAGCTTCTGCATGTCGCCGGCTCTAATGTGCTTCTCGATGCGCCGCAAGGCGGGAAAATGCGCCGTTGGGTAACCGCGGCCAAGAACCGGCTCGAGATAGAACGTATTAAAGAGGGTATCGAATCTTTGCGCCGCCAGAACATCGCGCGGGCTTGTCGACGCCGGGTAAGCCGCGGTGGCTGAAATTGTGGTGCCGATTTCTGCCGAACCAACGACCGCTCTCAACGCGCGGGCGCCTTCGGCCTGGGCGAGCAGCACATGATGGCTTGCCGCGAAGAAACCCCTGAGCGACCTTCGGCCGGGTGCGTGCAACCCGAGAAGATTACCAAGAGACAAGAAAATCATCGGTTCGTTGAACACAATAAAATCTTTGACCCGGTCGCCGAGGCGGCGCCCCACGAGCGATGCGAAATCTGCGAAGCGGCCGATAGTGTCTCGATTGATCCATCCCCCTTTGTCTTCGAGGTATTGTGGCATGTCCCAGTGGTATAGGGTGATAAATGGCCTGATGTTCGCCCTGAGCAGCTTGTCGACAAGGCGTGAATAGAAATCGGTGCCCCGAATATTCTCGGCGCCGCCAATCGTTGGCTGCAGCCGCGGCCAGCTGATCGAAAAGCGGTACGCCTGCAGGTTCAGTTTCTGCATGATCGCCACGTCTCCGTCGACCCTGTGATAATGGTCGCAGGCGACGCGGCCGTGTTCGCGATTCTTGATTTTTCTTCGGCGGCGGGTGAAGGTATCCCAAATCGAATCGGTTTTGCCATCAGCGTCGTGCGCGCCTTCTATCTGGTATGCGGATGTAGCAGCGCCGAAAACGAAATCGCCGAAATCAGCCCTTTTCAGTTCTGCCGTGCTCACTCGCCGCGAATGCCCAAAAAGCGAATAGATGGCCCGACGGATATTTTCATCGTCGCCATGCCGGTAAAGAGTTCGCCATCGAGGCAGGGGTTGAGGCCCTCGCTCTCGCGCGAAACTATATCGATCGTTTCCGATGTGGTCTGTACCAGTTCTTTGCCGATATAGTCTCTGCCTGCAAACAGGTTCGGCAGGTTGGCAAAAACCTCGTGCGGCTCAAGAAAGCCGACATGCATATGCAGTTTTTTGTCCCGGTCTGCCTGCGCGAAGAGTTTAATGAGGTTTTTGATTTCGATCGCAATTGAACCCACGTTCAGCGTATTGATGCGCTTATAGGGCACCGCCTTGCCGTCGATCTTGACATCGACCGCTACTGGCTCAAACACATCGTTCGAATAGTTGATCACGTCTTTGGGCATATAACCTTCGAACCATGAGCCTTTGAATGCCGTCGAAGTGAAGGTCTTCGTAATCACTTCGACGACTGTCTGCAGCGAAGGTTTATGGCTTTCGTAATACTTATTGAAAAACTTCTGCGCGATGCCTGCGAGCGCGCCCGAAAACGCCAGCTTGCGATACGACTTGCCGAGATGTTCTTTTGTGTATTTGCCCTCTATAAAGAAGGTTCTCAGTGGCGTCGCCGGGGGAAGCTCACCCGCATCGAGAATCTTGCGTATTTTCCGGAGTATTTTGAAGGTACCACCGTGTGCGCCGACCTTTTTTGCCAGAAAATCAATCGTGCCGCCATTGGTGGGCACGAAAATTGGCATGTGCTGCTCAATCGCCTCGCGCTTGGTCTTGTCGAGTATCTCGAGATAGGTGTTGATCACCCAGTGAATGGTGCCATCGCCGCCGTCGCAGACAATATAGGGCACTTTGTGTGCCGCAAATTCAGAAAGAATCGATTTCAGCTGGTCGATATTGCGGCTTTCTTTGACCAGCCCGTGCTTGCCGATGATGCGCTGCAGCTCTTTGCTGCGGTGCGATGATGCCGCATTCTTGCCCGCGTAAGGGTTGGTGATAATGCCCAGCGGCGGATGAACAGCGGCGGTTTCTTTCATGGTCAGCGGGTCAGAGCAGGGCTTTGATCACTT
The sequence above is a segment of the Turneriella parva DSM 21527 genome. Coding sequences within it:
- a CDS encoding diacylglycerol kinase catalytic subunit; this encodes MKETAAVHPPLGIITNPYAGKNAASSHRSKELQRIIGKHGLVKESRNIDQLKSILSEFAAHKVPYIVCDGGDGTIHWVINTYLEILDKTKREAIEQHMPIFVPTNGGTIDFLAKKVGAHGGTFKILRKIRKILDAGELPPATPLRTFFIEGKYTKEHLGKSYRKLAFSGALAGIAQKFFNKYYESHKPSLQTVVEVITKTFTSTAFKGSWFEGYMPKDVINYSNDVFEPVAVDVKIDGKAVPYKRINTLNVGSIAIEIKNLIKLFAQADRDKKLHMHVGFLEPHEVFANLPNLFAGRDYIGKELVQTTSETIDIVSRESEGLNPCLDGELFTGMATMKISVGPSIRFLGIRGE
- the fliD gene encoding flagellar filament capping protein FliD, which gives rise to MPAPQMPGLASGIDTKDIIRKLVEVEKAPITRLENNKKDLSDTTKALGELRKRTKTLQDALHAMASFEAAFEQKRLNSTPAGVVDGSVRKNAPPSRHTLQVMKLASNLSFASSPQSLRTKLPAAKLKIGATESEFAGGTLQSLREHLQKYHNKDITTKTVQIKEDESILIIDSVAQGEDALLKIEDPDGLLKSLGLLAVNSTPDFGKKDSKDKPKDEKDAKKEPEPKETTEKERWLIQPQQLEATSGAKGVPAEDKKSLAIADSSATLYKFLAGQNSEERRLTSISVAAMASLGDHEEDAAPDSLSDGVRENINIKGIELETYNITRTREKEIMKRADFGVVLKYGDKEERHKLSGLTGPQTFAVAKGLTGVEFYANGADIIFEPLELTYAVKPQPKVDLTENKEAKTPAEAEQRKIFPNLLRAAQNAELKIDGIQISRKSNSNLGDIIEGVSLNLLKTSQDNVETEILNDNDAAKKQVLAFVKAYNELLQFSDDVAKTAKIKEAGKYREMRAESGVLATNATIRQLVNGLKVHTSNAYPTNRDPHIRTLTQIGISTGAIGGKREEVIKGYLEVDEAKLAQMLAEHPAAVKELFAIDTNGDLRIDNGYAHVVENFLEPYTRFTRGLISEQIKSNAERVKQLDRDIKRQEEHVKSYETKLKTKFGYMESSVQKSKSTGTFLKQKLGGGDGR
- a CDS encoding glycosyltransferase, giving the protein MAATKKVSVVIPTLNEERDLPVLLGSLKAQTFRDFEIIVGDAGSKDRTRQIAEEHGARVVQGGMPGVGRNRGAEVANGEYLFFFDADVSLPPDFLAKAVAEMDGEFIDLATCEFHPLSDLRLDKILFAFANLSVKMNANGNPRAAGFCIFITKRLFDRIGGFDESLKLAEDHDLVDRAAKFRPLHVLKSTSLQVSVRRLAKEGRFSLIQKYFQVEMHLMTKGKVRDDIIEYEFGNFKDESKEPVKKAMDQFEERLIKLEAQYNDWSQKVQSLPMMERVRETQGRLKQSADALTQSLKELFSAKQA
- a CDS encoding GH1 family beta-glucosidase; protein product: MSTAELKRADFGDFVFGAATSAYQIEGAHDADGKTDSIWDTFTRRRRKIKNREHGRVACDHYHRVDGDVAIMQKLNLQAYRFSISWPRLQPTIGGAENIRGTDFYSRLVDKLLRANIRPFITLYHWDMPQYLEDKGGWINRDTIGRFADFASLVGRRLGDRVKDFIVFNEPMIFLSLGNLLGLHAPGRRSLRGFFAASHHVLLAQAEGARALRAVVGSAEIGTTISATAAYPASTSPRDVLAAQRFDTLFNTFYLEPVLGRGYPTAHFPALRRIEKHIRAGDMQKLQFDFDFWGLNTYTRKRVKYSRFIPFVHWRELKNDPNVPETAMRWEIYPQGIYDLLKKYGSYPEIKKLYVTENGAAFHDQVVQGRVADSYRIEYLREYLRAVQRAKSEGVKIAGYFAWSLLDNFEWAEGYHARFGLTHVDYGTQKRTIKDSGYWYSRLIAAGSEPT